TACATAAGTCCTATTTGTACCGCTCCGATCGCCATGATGCCAAATGCTAGCTTTGGGCTGATGCCACGAAATTTTGTAAATGGCAAAAAGACTAAGCTCGCAAGCGCAACCCGAATAAAAACAGCCAAATAGCTATCAACCTTGCCAGCTAAAAACTCACCTATCAAACTAAAGCTAAAAGCCCACAAAATGGTTACAAAGATCAGTTTATTCAATTATCACCTCATTTATTTTTCTTGCACATTCAAAAAAATACTCAAGCTTGTTTAGCTCAAGTAAATCGCCATCAAGTATGAAATTTGCCCTATCACTAAAATTTTTCTCACTCACAAACAAAAATTCTTCATATTTTATCTCGCCATCAAGATAGCCATTTAATAAATCAATAAAATCACTATCAAGCTTACCTTGCTTAAAATCTTGCAAATTTAACTTCGCATTTAAGCCTTTGATCGTGCTTTCTAGCTCTTTTAGGCGAGTGATTATTCTATTTTCTTCATCGCTTAGATCAAGTGCCGCCTTTTGCTCTTCAATGCGTTTAACTTGACTTTGTTTGCTAAGACTTAAGCTATCAGGCAGCTTCCACTCAAACTCCACTCTAGGCTTGTTCGTATCAGCGTAAGCACCTATCATCTGCGAAGTCGTCCTCTCACCTTTTTTAAAGCTGTTATTATTCACACTTTGCGTATCTTTTAAGTAAATTTTTGGAGCAAATTTACTCTTTTGCCTCTCATTTTCTTGCTCTTTTATAAATTTTTCTTGCTCCATTGCCCCAAGTTTTGCGCTTATATCATCTTTACTAAAATCTGGCATCATTATCTTTGAGCCAGCATTAAAGCCGATCTCGCCGTTTGAGAGCAAATTTATCCTTGAGTTTAGCTCGGCTAGCTTAAGCCCAAGCTCGTCAAGCTCAGCTCTTTTTTTATTAAGAGTAAAATTTATCGCATCAAATTCACTCTTATCGATCTCGCCATACTCAAACCAAAACTCATTTTCAGCCGCAGCCTTGGCAAAGCTATCTACAAATTTTGTCTCTAAATTTATAAGCGAATTTAGGGCAACGGCATTAAAATAGACCTTTGCGACCTGAAAAGCGGTGAGATTCATCAGCTCTTCATCTTTGTAGATTTTCTCCACACCTTTGTGATCTAAAATTTTATCAGCAGCCTCGCTCGCACCGCCGTCAAAGATAAGATATTCAACCTTTGCCGTGATCGATCCCGCCTTTGTCATATATCCGCCCTTTATCTCATCAGGCACAAAGGTATATCTGCCATCAAGGGATAAATTTAGCTTGTTACTCTTATTTTTATTTATATATTCATTTTTATTAAATTCTTTCAAACTCTCAAGCCTTGCACTTTGCGCTAGAGCGATGATCTCTAGTAAATTTCCAGCCCAAAGAGGCAAGGCAAAGAGCAAAACTGCCAAAATTTTCTTCAAATTCTCTCCCTTTCATAAAATTTTCTTATAAATTTATCAAGATTATAAACCCATGCAAAGAGCACTGGCACGACAAGCAAGCTTAGCAAGGTCGAGCTAATGAGCCCAAAGATGATGCTTATAGCCATAGGTGAGTTTGCCTCAAAGCCAGCTCCTCTACTAAGGGCAAGTGGCAGCATAGCAAATATCATCGCAAAAGTGGTCATCAAAACAGCTCTTAGGCGCTTTTTAGCAGCCATTTTCACAGCTTCGTTTGCCTCCATACCGCTATTTGCAAAGTGATTTGCAAAATCAACGACTAAGATGGCGTTTTTACCGACCATACCAAAGAGCAAGATGACGCCAACCATGACAAATAGGCTAAATGGATTGCCGCTTATAAAAAGTCCGATCACCACGCCACAAAAGGCAAGCGGCATGGCTAGCATGATGAGAAATGGCAGCAAAAAGCTCTCATAAAGTGCAGCTAGCACCATGTAAATAAGCACCGCACTCGCACTTACCGTAAAGATAAAAGAAGCGTTTGTATCATCCATCAGCTCGACAAATCCAAGAAATTTATACTTGAAATTTGCTGGCAAAATTTCATCAAGCTTCTTTGAAATTTCATTTGCCACGCTATTTAGCGGAGCGTTATTTTTGGTATTTGCTAAAAATTTTATCTCATCAGCTCTATTAAATCTAGAAATACTAGCTGGCTTTTGCTCAAAACTAATCGTCGCCACATCGCCAAGTGTGACAAAAAAGCCCTCTTTGCTTCTTATCTTGGTCTTTAAGATATCATTTGTATCGCTTCTAAATTTATCATCAAGGCGCATATAAAGCTCATACTCTTTGCCATTTTCGTTTTCAAAAACAGAGACCTCGTTCTGGCTAAATGCGCTATAAACGGCGCTTGCAACGCTGGCTTTGTCTAAATTTAGCCTCTTAGCCTTATCTTCATCGATAGAAATTTGCACGCGTTTTAGCAGATCTTCTTCGGGCGAATTTACGTCCGTTGCGTCATTTATCTCTTTTAGCATTTTGCTGATCTTTGGCACAAATTTCTCTAGATCTTTGCCGTTTTCAGAGGTGATAGTAAGCTTAACTGGCTGCACATCGCCACCTTCAACCACTGGCAAATCAGCTACAATGACGCTCATATCATCACTTTTTAGCTTGTCGCGAAACCTCTGCATGATAGCGTTTTGCCGCTCGTGATTGGCTCTATCTTTTAGCTCTTTTAGCCTAACGTAAGCTTTTACAAGATAAGGCTGCTTGGCATCTGTGTAGCCAAGGATGAAGTAGGCGTAAGCTACCTGAGGATCGGCATTTATGAGTGAAATTTTATCTTTTAGTTTATCTTTGCTAGCTTGCAGGCTAAGTGAAGGATCAAGCTTAAAGTAGATGTTAAACTCCGAGTTATCCTCGCTTGGCATGAAGTCACCGCCTACAAATTTAGCCAGTCCAAACGAGCAAACAACGACCACAAACGTTATGGCTAAAAATACGAGCTTAAATTTAAGCGCCAAAGCTAAAATTTTCTCATAGAAATTTTCAAGTGCCTCAAAAAATGGCTCGCTTTTTAGAAAAAAGCCACTTTGTTTGGCATTTACAAACCTAGCACTAAGCGTTGGTACAAGAAATATACTCACAAAAAATGAAATGACGATGCCAGCTGCCACGCTCATCGCAAATGAGTTAAAGTATTTGCCAACGATACCGCTCATAAAGGCTATTGGCACGAAGACGCAAAGCAGCACGAGCGAGATCGCAAAGACGCTAAACGCTATCTCTTTTATGCCTGCAAAGCTTGCTTTTAGGGCGTTTGGCTCATCTTTTAGCTTACTAGCGATATTTTCAGTGACAACTATCGCATCATCGATGAAAATTCCAATGCCAAGCGTTAGCGCTATGAGGCTTAGGCGGTTTATGTCGTAGCCTAGGGCATTTATGATGAAAAATGTCGCCACGATGCTAGTTGGTATAGCTACGACTGAGATGATGGTGATCGAGAAATTTCTTAAAAACAGATATACGATCACTATGGTTAGCAAGACACCAAGGATCATATCAAAGGCGGTTTGATCGATGTGTTTTTGTATCACTTCGCTCTTATCATAAGCTATTTTTACGTCGTATTCATTGCCAAGCAGGCTTTTAAACTGATCTAGCTTTGACTCAGCTAGAGCGATCACGGTTAGAGCGTTTGCGTCTGGGGCTAGCTCAAGACCCAACAAGACGCCACTTTTTTTATCCATTATCGCTGCTTCGTTTGCGTCTTTGTAAGAAAGCTCAACACTTGCGATATCTTTTAAAAAGACCCCTTGCTTGATCGTTAAATTTCTTATCTCATCTATGCTTTTGGCGCTGAAATCTGACTTGATAGCCATTTGAATTTGCTCATTTTCTATCTTGCCAAGTGGCGCTTTTAAATTTTCAACCTTTATCAAATTTGCCACTTCGTTTGCGCTAAGAGCGTTTTTATCAAGCTTAAATCTATCTAGTAAAATTTTCACCGCTGGCTCTAAAAAGCCATTAGTCTTGACCTTTGAAACGCCGCTAATGCGCTCCAAAAATGGCTTTGCCACATCATCTATCTCTTGCATAAGCTTAGTTTCGTTGCCATCAAGCCTCGTGATAAAGAGGCTAAAGACGGCTGAAGAGAGGCCGTTTAGCTTTTCTATCTCGTAGTTTGCGTTTAACCTTGCTTTTTGCATCTTGTCGCGGACGTCGTTTGTAGCGCTCTCTAGGTCTTTGTTTAGCTCAAATTCGATGCTAACCACACTTAGGTTATCAAAGCTTGTTGAGTAAATTTTCTTGATACCTTCAATGCTTGAAATTTCATCTTCGATCTTTTGCGTGATCTTAGTTTTTATATAGTTCATATCG
The DNA window shown above is from Campylobacter concisus and carries:
- a CDS encoding TolC family protein, translated to MKKILAVLLFALPLWAGNLLEIIALAQSARLESLKEFNKNEYINKNKSNKLNLSLDGRYTFVPDEIKGGYMTKAGSITAKVEYLIFDGGASEAADKILDHKGVEKIYKDEELMNLTAFQVAKVYFNAVALNSLINLETKFVDSFAKAAAENEFWFEYGEIDKSEFDAINFTLNKKRAELDELGLKLAELNSRINLLSNGEIGFNAGSKIMMPDFSKDDISAKLGAMEQEKFIKEQENERQKSKFAPKIYLKDTQSVNNNSFKKGERTTSQMIGAYADTNKPRVEFEWKLPDSLSLSKQSQVKRIEEQKAALDLSDEENRIITRLKELESTIKGLNAKLNLQDFKQGKLDSDFIDLLNGYLDGEIKYEEFLFVSEKNFSDRANFILDGDLLELNKLEYFFECARKINEVIIE
- a CDS encoding efflux RND transporter permease subunit, whose amino-acid sequence is MIKTAINRPITTLMVFLSLVVFGIYSLKTMNINLYPQVNIPIVKITTYANGDMNYIKTKITQKIEDEISSIEGIKKIYSTSFDNLSVVSIEFELNKDLESATNDVRDKMQKARLNANYEIEKLNGLSSAVFSLFITRLDGNETKLMQEIDDVAKPFLERISGVSKVKTNGFLEPAVKILLDRFKLDKNALSANEVANLIKVENLKAPLGKIENEQIQMAIKSDFSAKSIDEIRNLTIKQGVFLKDIASVELSYKDANEAAIMDKKSGVLLGLELAPDANALTVIALAESKLDQFKSLLGNEYDVKIAYDKSEVIQKHIDQTAFDMILGVLLTIVIVYLFLRNFSITIISVVAIPTSIVATFFIINALGYDINRLSLIALTLGIGIFIDDAIVVTENIASKLKDEPNALKASFAGIKEIAFSVFAISLVLLCVFVPIAFMSGIVGKYFNSFAMSVAAGIVISFFVSIFLVPTLSARFVNAKQSGFFLKSEPFFEALENFYEKILALALKFKLVFLAITFVVVVCSFGLAKFVGGDFMPSEDNSEFNIYFKLDPSLSLQASKDKLKDKISLINADPQVAYAYFILGYTDAKQPYLVKAYVRLKELKDRANHERQNAIMQRFRDKLKSDDMSVIVADLPVVEGGDVQPVKLTITSENGKDLEKFVPKISKMLKEINDATDVNSPEEDLLKRVQISIDEDKAKRLNLDKASVASAVYSAFSQNEVSVFENENGKEYELYMRLDDKFRSDTNDILKTKIRSKEGFFVTLGDVATISFEQKPASISRFNRADEIKFLANTKNNAPLNSVANEISKKLDEILPANFKYKFLGFVELMDDTNASFIFTVSASAVLIYMVLAALYESFLLPFLIMLAMPLAFCGVVIGLFISGNPFSLFVMVGVILLFGMVGKNAILVVDFANHFANSGMEANEAVKMAAKKRLRAVLMTTFAMIFAMLPLALSRGAGFEANSPMAISIIFGLISSTLLSLLVVPVLFAWVYNLDKFIRKFYERERI